The following proteins come from a genomic window of uncultured Fibrobacter sp.:
- a CDS encoding molybdopterin-synthase adenylyltransferase MoeB: MAFTNEQLERYSRHIILKEVGAKGQKKLLNAKVLVIGAGGLGAPVAMYLAAAGVGTIGIVDADVVDLSNLQRQIIHATQDVGKPKVQSAKETMEAMNPDVKVITYHTFVTSDNILDLIKDYDFIIDGTDNFPAKFLINDACVMAKKPFSHAGIIRFQGQLMTYVPGQGPCYRCVFKEPPPKDAVPTCKQAGVIGAMGGVIGSLQAMEAVKYILGVGNLLTGYLLTYNALTMEFRKVKLPSHTEDCAVCGTHPTITKLIDYEQAVCDLKH, encoded by the coding sequence ATGGCTTTTACCAACGAACAGCTTGAACGCTACTCGCGCCACATTATCCTAAAAGAGGTGGGAGCCAAGGGCCAGAAAAAGCTCTTGAACGCGAAGGTTCTCGTGATTGGTGCGGGAGGCCTTGGCGCTCCTGTCGCCATGTACCTTGCCGCCGCAGGTGTGGGCACCATCGGCATTGTAGATGCCGATGTGGTTGACCTTTCGAATTTGCAGCGCCAGATAATACACGCCACGCAGGATGTGGGTAAACCCAAGGTACAATCCGCGAAGGAAACCATGGAAGCGATGAACCCTGACGTGAAGGTGATTACTTACCATACCTTCGTCACGAGCGACAACATCCTCGACCTCATCAAGGATTACGATTTCATCATCGACGGGACCGACAATTTCCCGGCGAAGTTCCTCATCAATGACGCCTGCGTCATGGCAAAGAAACCATTCTCCCATGCGGGAATCATCCGCTTCCAGGGCCAGCTGATGACATACGTTCCGGGCCAGGGACCTTGCTACCGCTGCGTATTCAAGGAACCCCCTCCGAAAGATGCGGTGCCGACTTGTAAGCAGGCGGGCGTCATTGGCGCGATGGGAGGCGTGATTGGTAGCCTTCAGGCAATGGAAGCCGTCAAGTACATTTTGGGCGTGGGCAACTTGCTTACAGGTTACTTGCTCACCTACAATGCGCTCACCATGGAATTCCGCAAGGTAAAACTCCCGAGCCATACCGAAGACTGCGCCGTTTGCGGCACGCACCCGACCATCACCAAGCTCATTGACTACGAACAGGCTGTTTGCGATCTCAAACACTAG
- a CDS encoding sulfate ABC transporter substrate-binding protein, which produces MNQNFVKSAVAATLLIAGTIGFSACSSSDEKKSESSAKVEKQTLTNVSYDPTRELYANYNEVFAKHWKEKTGKDVEITQSHGGSGKQALEVANGLEADVVTLALEYDVNAVRDAGLIEDGWVKEFPLNSAPYTSTIVFLVRKGNPKNLKDWGDLVKDGIGVITPNPKTSGGARWNYLAAWAWAEKQYNGDEAKVKEFVKKLYKNVLVLASGARGSTTTFIENGQGDVLLAWENEAFLSLKDYPNDYEIVIPSVSILAEPSVAIVDKVVDKRGTRELATEYLNFLYSDEGQHIAAKNHYRPSNKAILDQYKEFDQNVNLIDISYFGGWDKAQGTHFSNGGIFDQIYEKK; this is translated from the coding sequence ATGAATCAGAATTTTGTCAAGTCCGCCGTTGCGGCAACTCTCCTGATTGCAGGAACTATTGGCTTTAGCGCATGCTCTTCTTCTGACGAAAAGAAAAGCGAATCTTCTGCCAAGGTTGAAAAGCAGACTCTTACCAACGTGTCTTACGATCCGACCCGCGAACTCTACGCCAACTACAACGAAGTTTTCGCAAAGCACTGGAAAGAAAAGACCGGCAAGGATGTGGAAATCACCCAGTCCCATGGCGGTTCCGGCAAGCAGGCCCTTGAAGTGGCCAACGGCCTTGAAGCCGACGTGGTGACACTCGCCCTCGAATACGACGTGAACGCCGTACGCGACGCAGGCCTTATCGAAGATGGCTGGGTCAAGGAATTCCCGCTGAATAGCGCTCCTTACACATCGACCATCGTGTTCTTGGTTCGCAAGGGTAACCCGAAGAACCTTAAGGACTGGGGCGATCTCGTGAAGGACGGCATCGGAGTCATCACGCCGAACCCGAAAACCTCTGGCGGCGCACGCTGGAACTACCTTGCCGCTTGGGCTTGGGCCGAAAAGCAGTACAATGGCGACGAAGCCAAGGTCAAGGAATTCGTGAAGAAGCTTTACAAGAATGTTCTCGTACTCGCCTCCGGCGCTCGCGGATCTACGACAACCTTCATCGAAAATGGCCAGGGCGATGTTTTGCTCGCCTGGGAAAACGAAGCCTTCCTTTCGCTCAAGGATTATCCTAACGACTACGAAATCGTCATTCCTAGCGTGAGTATCTTGGCCGAACCTTCTGTCGCAATCGTGGACAAGGTGGTCGACAAGCGCGGCACCCGCGAACTTGCCACCGAATACCTGAACTTCCTCTACAGCGATGAAGGCCAACACATTGCCGCCAAGAATCACTACCGTCCTTCCAACAAGGCTATTCTTGACCAGTACAAGGAATTCGACCAAAACGTGAACCTGATTGACATCAGCTACTTCGGCGGTTGGGACAAGGCTCAGGGCACGCACTTCTCCAACGGCGGCATCTTTGACCAGATTTACGAAAAGAAGTAA
- a CDS encoding M67 family metallopeptidase — MISISKDNYEKILAHAEKNLPEEACGLVAGEVTAEGKVIREVYLLTNIDHSNEHFSLDPKEHLAAIKDIRAKGLKPLGNWHSHPESPSRPSQEDKRLAYDSSASYLILSLMDRENPVLNSFHIEGDNATNEGLVIE; from the coding sequence ATGATTTCCATTTCAAAGGACAACTACGAAAAAATCCTGGCGCATGCGGAAAAGAACTTGCCGGAAGAAGCCTGCGGTCTGGTTGCGGGTGAAGTGACTGCCGAAGGAAAGGTGATTCGCGAAGTGTATCTGCTTACAAACATCGACCATTCCAACGAGCATTTTTCGCTTGACCCCAAGGAACACTTGGCCGCCATCAAGGATATTCGCGCCAAGGGGCTGAAACCGCTGGGCAACTGGCATTCTCATCCGGAATCGCCGTCACGCCCGTCGCAAGAAGACAAGCGCCTGGCTTACGATTCATCGGCAAGCTACTTAATTCTTTCGCTCATGGACCGCGAAAATCCGGTATTGAATTCCTTCCATATCGAAGGCGACAACGCCACGAACGAAGGCCTTGTTATTGAATAA
- the thiS gene encoding sulfur carrier protein ThiS has protein sequence MFITVAGNKKEYKEGLTVAELIEAEKVDNPLYVTVSVNEEFIENGAFNKAVLKDGDNVEFLYFMGGGC, from the coding sequence ATGTTTATTACCGTTGCTGGAAACAAGAAAGAATATAAAGAAGGCCTTACTGTCGCAGAATTGATTGAAGCCGAAAAGGTAGACAATCCGCTCTATGTTACTGTTTCTGTAAACGAGGAATTTATCGAAAATGGAGCATTCAATAAAGCGGTGCTCAAGGACGGCGATAACGTAGAATTCCTCTACTTTATGGGAGGCGGCTGCTAA
- a CDS encoding sulfurtransferase TusA family protein, translating to MADFKIDDTIDITDVVCPTTFVKAKVALEELDEGQILSVRLNDGEPVQNVPRSIKEEGHEILKLDDNQDGTYTLIVKKVGE from the coding sequence ATGGCAGATTTTAAAATTGACGATACCATCGACATTACCGATGTCGTGTGCCCGACCACTTTCGTGAAGGCGAAGGTCGCCCTGGAAGAACTTGACGAAGGCCAGATTCTTTCTGTCCGCTTGAATGATGGCGAGCCGGTGCAAAATGTGCCGCGCAGCATCAAGGAAGAAGGTCACGAAATTCTCAAACTCGACGACAACCAAGATGGAACCTACACGCTCATCGTAAAGAAAGTCGGCGAATAA